One genomic window of [Clostridium] scindens ATCC 35704 includes the following:
- a CDS encoding ROK family transcriptional regulator, producing MNRNRVFRYVNSREETSMPEISAALSISGPTVLKIVNELKEEKLIREVGEFESTGGRKAKAIAAVRDVKYAIGLDITKNHVGIVYTDLSGKALKHERVRKPFKYTQTYLHEVAAIVRRFVEESRIPKKRILGMGISVPAIIDVQRDYITNSHALGIYDVPCEELTACMPYPCELLNDANAAAITESNRSRTCSNLVYLFLSNTVGGAIIFGNETGIVRTAQEKDRGSVYMYKGNNWRSGEFGHMVIHPEGKRCYCGKIGCLDAYCSALRLADQTDGDLERFFREMEAGNQDLKKIWNEYLKDLAIAVDNLRMCFDCEIVLGGYVGSSMEPYIQEFRNLVAEKDIFENSGDYVYVCQYQQEASALGAAIFQIEKFIDTI from the coding sequence TTGAATAGAAATCGAGTGTTTCGTTATGTGAATAGCAGGGAAGAAACCAGCATGCCGGAGATATCGGCGGCGCTTTCCATCAGCGGGCCTACTGTTCTTAAGATTGTGAATGAACTGAAGGAAGAGAAGCTGATACGGGAAGTAGGCGAATTTGAATCCACCGGCGGACGCAAGGCCAAGGCTATTGCGGCCGTGAGGGATGTCAAGTATGCAATCGGGCTTGATATTACGAAGAATCATGTAGGGATCGTTTACACGGACCTTTCAGGAAAGGCGCTCAAGCATGAGAGGGTGCGCAAGCCTTTTAAATACACGCAGACTTATCTTCATGAAGTTGCGGCAATCGTAAGAAGGTTTGTCGAGGAAAGCCGTATTCCCAAGAAACGGATTCTGGGAATGGGGATTTCCGTGCCTGCGATTATCGATGTGCAGCGGGATTATATCACGAACTCCCATGCGCTTGGAATCTATGATGTTCCCTGTGAAGAACTGACGGCATGCATGCCATACCCTTGCGAACTTCTAAATGATGCCAATGCGGCAGCCATTACGGAGAGCAACAGAAGCAGGACCTGCAGCAATCTGGTATACCTGTTCCTAAGCAACACGGTGGGCGGCGCGATCATATTTGGAAATGAGACGGGAATCGTGCGCACGGCGCAGGAGAAGGACCGGGGATCGGTCTATATGTATAAAGGCAACAACTGGAGAAGCGGCGAGTTTGGCCATATGGTCATCCATCCGGAAGGAAAGCGCTGCTACTGCGGAAAGATCGGATGCCTGGATGCATATTGCTCCGCTCTTAGGCTGGCAGATCAGACAGATGGGGATCTGGAGAGATTTTTCAGAGAGATGGAAGCAGGAAACCAGGATCTTAAGAAGATATGGAATGAATATCTGAAGGATCTTGCGATAGCAGTGGATAATCTGCGGATGTGCTTTGACTGCGAGATAGTTCTTGGTGGTTACGTGGGCAGCAGCATGGAGCCTTACATACAAGAGTTCAGGAATCTGGTGGCAGAAAAGGACATATTTGAGAACAGCGGAGATTATGTATACGTATGCCAATACCAGCAAGAGGCATCGGCACTCGGGGCGGCTATTTTCCAAATTGAAAAATTTATTGACACCATTTAA
- a CDS encoding M24 family metallopeptidase, with product MDNLNRILMWLKTTPYEGVVLGRRDNFKWVTQFNENAVVTNAEVGIAFLIIQRNGKVEMIADSSDCPRMEEEQNALHADCVLVPWYETLEGFLAWYCHGKGYASDTAIPGTSCVQGELVNLRMMLNEAEAARYHEIGQECAHIVESVAMEARPGQTEKEVAALLKTRCVEKGISPDCVLVGSDERILNYRHPVPTDKKIENSLMVVLGGEKYGLNISMTRMVYFQEIPDQIQERMRKTQRIFAAMQNMMREGLSYKEYFEEVKNLYAQEGYPDEWKMHHQGGPTGYGCREFVVTPSTEGVIKEGQAYAWNPTIQGTKCEETTYLMEGKIDILTRTEQWPCTVISTKYGVFQVADILFDKK from the coding sequence ATGGACAATCTGAATAGAATATTAATGTGGCTTAAGACAACCCCTTATGAAGGGGTTGTTCTTGGACGAAGGGATAATTTTAAATGGGTAACGCAGTTTAATGAAAATGCAGTTGTGACGAATGCAGAAGTCGGGATTGCATTTTTAATCATTCAAAGAAATGGGAAGGTGGAGATGATCGCCGACAGCAGCGACTGCCCGCGCATGGAAGAAGAGCAGAACGCGCTTCATGCGGACTGCGTTCTTGTGCCATGGTATGAGACGCTGGAGGGATTCCTTGCATGGTACTGTCATGGAAAAGGCTATGCTTCTGATACGGCGATCCCGGGGACATCCTGCGTACAGGGAGAACTCGTGAATTTAAGAATGATGCTGAATGAGGCGGAAGCGGCACGTTACCATGAGATAGGACAAGAGTGCGCCCATATTGTGGAGTCGGTTGCCATGGAAGCCAGGCCGGGGCAGACGGAGAAGGAAGTCGCGGCCCTTCTTAAAACGCGCTGCGTCGAAAAGGGGATCAGTCCTGACTGCGTGCTGGTTGGAAGCGACGAAAGAATTCTGAATTATCGGCATCCTGTTCCCACGGACAAGAAGATTGAGAACAGCCTGATGGTAGTGCTGGGCGGAGAAAAATATGGGCTTAATATCAGTATGACGCGAATGGTGTATTTTCAGGAGATCCCAGATCAGATTCAGGAGAGAATGCGAAAGACTCAGCGTATTTTCGCTGCCATGCAGAATATGATGAGGGAAGGCTTGTCTTATAAAGAATATTTTGAAGAAGTAAAGAACCTGTACGCGCAAGAAGGATATCCGGATGAGTGGAAGATGCACCATCAGGGTGGCCCTACGGGATACGGATGCAGGGAATTCGTGGTTACGCCGTCTACGGAAGGCGTTATCAAGGAAGGACAGGCTTATGCGTGGAACCCCACGATACAGGGCACGAAGTGCGAGGAGACTACATATCTGATGGAGGGAAAGATCGATATACTGACCAGGACAGAGCAATGGCCATGTACTGTAATCAGCACAAAATACGGGGTTTTCCAGGTGGCGGACATCTTATTCGACAAAAAATAG
- a CDS encoding SDR family oxidoreductase, translating into MGIIESMRLDGKAIYVTGAASGIGKAAATAFAEAGADVAIVDINLEGAENVAKEIAEATGSKTIAIQCDVTKKDQVEAMVAKVVDTYGKLDACYNNAGIAVNAPAEEMTFEQWQKVIDINLTGVFLCATAAGRVMLKQGYGSIINTASMSGHIVNVPQPQCAYNASKAGVSLLTKSLAVEWAKRGVRVNCISPGYIGTELIMNAEHLKPLIEQWNAMAPMGRLGKPEELQSILVYLAGDTSTFTTGSDIIVDGAFTCF; encoded by the coding sequence ATGGGAATTATTGAAAGTATGAGACTGGACGGAAAAGCAATTTATGTAACAGGTGCTGCAAGCGGAATCGGCAAGGCAGCGGCTACTGCATTCGCAGAGGCAGGCGCTGATGTCGCTATCGTAGACATCAACCTTGAAGGCGCCGAGAATGTTGCAAAGGAGATTGCAGAAGCAACAGGTTCCAAGACAATCGCGATCCAGTGCGACGTTACGAAGAAAGACCAAGTTGAGGCCATGGTTGCAAAAGTTGTTGATACATATGGAAAGTTGGATGCCTGCTACAACAATGCTGGTATTGCTGTAAACGCTCCGGCAGAAGAGATGACATTCGAGCAGTGGCAGAAGGTAATCGACATCAACCTTACAGGCGTATTCCTCTGCGCTACGGCAGCAGGCAGAGTGATGCTGAAGCAGGGATATGGCTCTATCATCAATACGGCATCCATGTCAGGCCACATTGTCAATGTACCTCAGCCACAGTGCGCATACAATGCATCAAAAGCCGGCGTAAGCCTTCTGACAAAGTCTTTGGCAGTCGAGTGGGCTAAGAGGGGCGTGCGTGTAAACTGCATCAGTCCAGGATATATTGGTACAGAACTTATCATGAATGCAGAACATCTGAAACCATTGATCGAGCAGTGGAATGCAATGGCTCCAATGGGAAGGCTTGGAAAACCGGAAGAATTACAGTCTATCTTAGTATATCTGGCTGGCGACACGAGCACATTTACAACAGGTTCCGATATTATCGTGGACGGAGCATTTACCTGCTTCTAG
- a CDS encoding DUF5107 domain-containing protein: MSNKEVHVWEETITLPTYKVYPPEKSPLFIENRAYQGSSGKVYPLPVTEKISDEKEDVEYKSIYLENDYLLVMVLPELGGRIQRAFDKTNNYDFVYYNHVIKPALVGLTGPWISGGIEFNWPQHHRPSTYSPVDYHFEEHEDGSSTVYVSEIDKMYGTKGMASFTLYPNKAYIEIKGRLYNRTDTPQTFLWWANPAVPVNEHTYSVFPPDVHAVMDHGKRAVSTFPIATGEYYKYDYSEGIDISCYRNIKVPTSYMAAHSDYDFIGNFDEKADAGLLHVADHHISPGKKQWTWGNSDFGQAWDRNLTETDGPYIELMTGVYADNQPDFTWLKPYEEKTFTQYFMPYKHVGRVKNATKDAAIGMELANGKCIIKAYTSGIFAGSTIIVKNQGGTIFTDQADLVPEQFYEASFHTELADLSGVTATIYDSGMFPLVTYEAVTVELEPMPDPADPLLSPQELKTTEELYLGAQHLEQYRHATLNPEDYYLEGLRRDPSDIRLNNGYGLLLYRRGNFKESIRHFNKAIEKQTWKNPNPYYGESYFNLGLALVMTGDDKGAYDAFYKSTWSYETQGAGYYWLACLSVRRGDYRDALEFIDNALIRGWHNMKARTLKAAILRMLHIDSQELLDDSLKIDPLDMGIRYEGALRLGSLDGWKDKMRTPVHNYLELALDYIKAGLYDDALNILASCTADSPMLGYYQGYVYERKGDAAKAAKMYQQGEAACPDYCFPNRAEEVVILESAASLLGKAPYAHYYLGCLLYDKKQYEKAALHWEKAAEGAPDFAMNWRNLAIYYYNKRKDMDQALECMKKAFELDSAYSRFLLEYDQLRAKSGISAEERLELLSAHLDLVTGRDALYVEYISLLNCTGQYDKALECLNGHLFHPWEGGEGKVSTQYRYALTQKALGLLESGGYDEAINLLEATKVYPNNLGEGKLPNVQDNIADYYIGKSYQAKNDSAAASEYFEKASTGLEEPSGVLYYNDQPSDIIFYQGLANEELGNTAAAKKCYHQLLAYGKKHIFDKVTYDYFAVSLPEIEVFPDNIKERNDIYCRYLMALGHIGLGEKGEADALLNKILQLKADYQGAIRHLPMAK, encoded by the coding sequence ATGTCAAACAAGGAAGTCCATGTATGGGAAGAAACCATAACCCTTCCTACTTATAAAGTATATCCCCCGGAAAAAAGTCCATTGTTCATAGAAAACCGGGCATATCAGGGAAGTTCCGGAAAGGTTTATCCCCTTCCTGTAACGGAAAAAATATCCGACGAGAAAGAAGACGTAGAGTACAAGTCTATTTACCTGGAAAATGATTATCTGCTTGTCATGGTCCTCCCGGAACTTGGTGGCCGTATCCAGCGTGCCTTTGACAAAACCAACAATTATGACTTCGTATATTATAATCACGTGATCAAGCCGGCGTTGGTAGGCCTTACCGGTCCATGGATCTCCGGCGGCATCGAGTTCAACTGGCCGCAGCATCACCGTCCATCCACTTATTCTCCGGTAGACTATCACTTCGAGGAGCATGAAGACGGCTCATCCACCGTATACGTCAGCGAGATTGATAAAATGTACGGCACCAAAGGAATGGCCTCCTTCACGCTCTATCCGAACAAGGCGTATATCGAAATCAAAGGCCGCCTTTACAACCGTACCGATACGCCGCAGACCTTCCTCTGGTGGGCGAATCCGGCCGTACCGGTCAATGAGCATACATATTCCGTATTCCCGCCGGACGTCCATGCAGTAATGGACCACGGAAAGCGCGCGGTATCCACCTTCCCCATCGCTACCGGCGAATATTACAAATATGACTATTCTGAAGGAATCGACATTTCCTGCTACCGCAACATCAAAGTGCCTACCTCCTATATGGCAGCCCACTCCGATTATGACTTTATCGGAAACTTTGATGAGAAGGCAGACGCCGGCCTGCTGCATGTGGCAGACCACCACATTTCCCCGGGCAAGAAGCAGTGGACATGGGGAAACAGCGACTTCGGCCAGGCATGGGACCGCAATCTGACAGAGACGGACGGCCCGTACATCGAGCTGATGACCGGCGTCTATGCCGACAATCAGCCGGACTTCACATGGCTGAAGCCTTATGAAGAGAAGACATTTACCCAGTACTTTATGCCTTATAAACATGTAGGAAGAGTAAAAAATGCCACCAAAGATGCCGCCATCGGAATGGAGCTTGCAAATGGCAAATGCATCATCAAGGCCTACACATCCGGCATCTTCGCTGGTTCAACAATCATCGTGAAGAACCAGGGCGGCACTATATTTACGGATCAGGCGGACCTTGTTCCGGAACAGTTCTATGAGGCTTCTTTTCATACGGAACTTGCAGACTTAAGCGGCGTAACCGCGACCATATATGACAGCGGCATGTTCCCGCTTGTAACCTACGAAGCAGTAACCGTGGAACTTGAGCCGATGCCGGATCCGGCAGATCCGCTGCTTTCGCCGCAGGAACTTAAGACCACCGAGGAGTTGTATCTGGGCGCCCAGCATCTGGAACAGTACCGTCATGCCACCCTCAACCCGGAGGACTATTATCTGGAAGGACTCAGACGCGACCCATCCGACATCCGCCTGAATAACGGCTACGGTCTTCTTCTGTACAGACGTGGAAACTTTAAAGAAAGCATCAGGCATTTCAACAAAGCCATCGAGAAGCAGACCTGGAAGAATCCGAACCCTTACTACGGCGAAAGTTACTTCAATCTCGGCCTAGCCCTCGTCATGACAGGGGATGACAAAGGCGCTTACGATGCCTTCTACAAGTCCACCTGGAGTTATGAGACGCAAGGCGCAGGCTACTACTGGCTGGCATGCCTATCCGTAAGGCGCGGTGATTACAGGGATGCCCTGGAATTCATCGACAATGCCCTGATCCGGGGATGGCACAACATGAAAGCCCGCACCTTAAAGGCGGCCATCCTTCGTATGCTTCACATAGATTCCCAGGAACTGCTGGATGATAGCCTTAAGATCGACCCGCTGGATATGGGCATCCGCTATGAAGGGGCTTTAAGATTAGGCAGTCTGGACGGCTGGAAGGACAAGATGCGCACGCCCGTGCATAATTACCTGGAACTTGCCCTGGATTATATCAAGGCGGGCTTATATGATGACGCGCTTAACATCCTGGCTTCCTGCACAGCGGACTCTCCGATGCTTGGCTATTACCAGGGTTACGTATATGAACGCAAGGGCGATGCTGCCAAGGCGGCTAAGATGTATCAGCAAGGCGAGGCCGCCTGCCCGGACTACTGCTTCCCGAACCGTGCGGAAGAAGTCGTTATATTAGAAAGTGCTGCCTCTCTGCTTGGCAAAGCGCCTTACGCCCACTATTATCTGGGCTGCCTGCTCTATGACAAGAAGCAGTATGAGAAAGCCGCCCTGCATTGGGAAAAAGCCGCCGAAGGCGCGCCGGACTTTGCCATGAACTGGCGCAATCTTGCCATCTACTATTACAATAAGAGAAAAGACATGGATCAGGCTCTGGAATGCATGAAGAAGGCCTTCGAACTGGATTCTGCCTACTCCCGCTTCCTGCTGGAATACGATCAGCTGCGCGCAAAGTCAGGCATCTCCGCAGAAGAACGCCTGGAACTGCTTTCCGCCCATCTGGATCTTGTGACTGGACGGGATGCGCTGTACGTAGAATACATCTCGCTTCTTAACTGCACCGGACAGTATGACAAGGCGCTGGAATGCCTGAATGGCCACCTGTTCCATCCATGGGAAGGCGGAGAAGGAAAAGTCAGCACCCAGTACCGCTATGCGCTGACGCAGAAAGCGCTGGGCCTTCTTGAAAGCGGCGGCTATGATGAAGCCATCAATCTTCTTGAGGCCACGAAGGTATATCCGAACAATCTGGGAGAGGGAAAACTTCCAAATGTCCAAGACAACATCGCCGACTATTATATCGGCAAGTCCTACCAGGCAAAGAATGACTCTGCCGCTGCCTCCGAGTACTTTGAAAAGGCCTCCACAGGACTGGAGGAGCCATCCGGCGTCCTCTACTACAACGACCAGCCCTCTGACATCATTTTCTATCAGGGTCTGGCCAATGAAGAACTGGGCAATACAGCTGCGGCGAAAAAATGCTATCATCAACTGCTGGCCTATGGAAAGAAACACATTTTCGACAAAGTGACCTATGACTATTTTGCCGTATCACTGCCGGAAATCGAAGTATTCCCTGACAACATCAAAGAGCGCAATGATATCTACTGCCGCTATTTGATGGCATTGGGCCACATCGGCCTGGGCGAAAAGGGCGAGGCAGACGCTCTGCTTAATAAGATCCTTCAGTTAAAAGCCGACTACCAGGGCGCGATCCGCCATCTTCCAATGGCTAAGTAA
- a CDS encoding AraC family transcriptional regulator, whose protein sequence is MSNNIGKADGFKDEKYIIIPTESFANYAEHPLVRTVYPTDVGFFPKARDHYRERKEGAEQYILIYCTEGKGTIEVEGEVFEMRKSGAFCIPCKKGHRYYADAKDPWSILWVHFKGENTAYFPIDEPHVVPMNSRHSDNRMMVLFNLLFRVLRRNYTLGNFIYISQVLSLILSEVYYREKVDESSVQDRHVTMVIRFMYENLTRSLTLEEISEEVQLSRSYLNTIFKNQTGRSPVEFFIHLKMQEACKLLKNTNLYIYEVSSRLGYEDQYYFSRIFKKVVGVSPKDYKNGDYFYCE, encoded by the coding sequence ATGAGTAATAATATTGGCAAGGCAGATGGATTCAAAGACGAAAAATATATTATTATTCCTACAGAATCATTTGCGAATTATGCGGAGCATCCTCTGGTGCGGACGGTCTATCCGACGGATGTGGGCTTCTTTCCGAAGGCCCGTGATCATTACCGGGAGAGAAAAGAAGGGGCCGAGCAGTATATTCTGATCTATTGTACGGAAGGAAAAGGAACCATAGAAGTAGAGGGAGAAGTATTTGAAATGAGGAAATCGGGTGCCTTTTGCATTCCGTGCAAAAAGGGTCACCGGTACTATGCAGACGCCAAAGACCCATGGAGTATCTTGTGGGTGCACTTCAAGGGGGAGAATACGGCGTACTTTCCAATTGATGAGCCGCACGTCGTACCTATGAATTCCAGGCACAGCGACAACCGCATGATGGTGCTTTTTAATCTGCTGTTCCGAGTCCTGCGGCGCAACTATACCCTGGGGAACTTCATCTATATCTCCCAGGTGCTGTCCCTGATCCTCTCGGAAGTATACTACCGGGAGAAGGTAGATGAAAGCAGCGTTCAGGACAGGCATGTGACCATGGTCATACGCTTCATGTATGAGAATCTGACCCGCAGCCTGACTCTGGAAGAGATATCAGAAGAAGTCCAGCTGTCCCGCAGTTATCTGAATACCATATTCAAAAACCAGACCGGACGTTCTCCGGTGGAGTTCTTCATCCATCTGAAGATGCAGGAGGCCTGCAAGCTGCTGAAGAATACCAACCTGTATATCTATGAAGTAAGTTCAAGGCTGGGGTACGAAGATCAGTATTACTTCTCCCGGATATTCAAGAAAGTGGTGGGCGTGTCGCCGAAAGATTACAAGAATGGGGATTATTTCTACTGCGAGTAG
- a CDS encoding HAD family hydrolase, with translation MIEGIIFDVDGTLWDPTEEVAYSWNQAIKEQTDMDRTLTAEQLKREFGKPLEEIIDDLFPELAQIEQESLADHLYKYENKWVETAPCIVYDQMAETVRELSKKYKLFIVSNCQSGYIEAFLKNTGLGQYFADYTCPGDTGKLKGENIRIIMERNGIKEAVYVGDTQGDANACKEAGIPMIFAAYGFGQVEEEHVAIQSFGELLELEFEKGGRK, from the coding sequence ATGATAGAAGGAATTATATTTGACGTAGACGGAACCCTCTGGGATCCCACGGAAGAAGTGGCATATTCCTGGAACCAGGCAATCAAGGAACAGACGGATATGGACAGGACGCTGACGGCTGAGCAGCTAAAGCGTGAGTTTGGCAAGCCTTTGGAGGAGATCATAGACGACCTGTTCCCGGAACTTGCACAAATAGAGCAGGAGAGCCTGGCAGACCATCTTTACAAATATGAGAATAAATGGGTGGAGACGGCGCCCTGCATCGTCTATGACCAGATGGCAGAGACGGTTCGCGAACTGAGTAAAAAGTATAAGCTCTTTATCGTCAGCAACTGCCAGTCCGGCTATATTGAAGCCTTTCTTAAGAATACCGGACTTGGACAGTATTTTGCAGATTATACCTGCCCGGGAGACACCGGAAAGTTAAAAGGCGAGAATATCCGCATCATCATGGAGCGCAATGGGATTAAGGAAGCCGTCTATGTAGGCGATACCCAGGGAGATGCCAATGCGTGCAAAGAGGCGGGAATTCCTATGATATTCGCGGCATATGGCTTCGGACAGGTGGAAGAAGAGCATGTTGCGATCCAATCTTTTGGGGAACTGCTGGAACTTGAATTCGAAAAAGGCGGCAGGAAGTAA
- a CDS encoding NAD(P)-dependent alcohol dehydrogenase: MEGTMKVAVMEGIGKMGYTERPIPVPKDDEVLVKLEYVGICGSDMHYYEMGRIGDYVVEPPFVLGHEPGGTVVEAGRNVTHLKVGDRVALEPGKTCGKCKFCREGKYNLCPDVVFFATPPVDGVFQEYVAHEADLCFKLPDNVSTLEGALIEPLAVGFHAAKQGEAKAGQTAVVFGAGCIGLVSMMALKACGVSHVYVVDVMQKRLDKALELGADGVINGKEVDVLAKAKELTGGEGFDLAIETAGTEITTNQAIQVVRKGSNIVLVGYGKTGMMNMMMSLALDKEITFKTVFRYRHIYPMAIEAVAQGKVNLKGIATHIFHFDDIQTAMDRSVNEKAEIVKAVVKIAE; this comes from the coding sequence ATGGAAGGAACAATGAAGGTAGCAGTGATGGAAGGAATTGGAAAGATGGGCTATACTGAGAGGCCGATTCCTGTACCGAAGGACGATGAAGTTCTGGTGAAGCTGGAATATGTGGGAATCTGCGGAAGCGACATGCATTATTATGAAATGGGCAGAATCGGCGATTATGTGGTAGAGCCGCCGTTCGTGCTGGGACATGAGCCGGGAGGCACTGTCGTAGAAGCAGGCAGGAATGTTACGCATCTGAAGGTCGGCGACCGTGTAGCGCTGGAGCCGGGAAAGACTTGCGGCAAATGCAAATTCTGCCGTGAAGGAAAATATAATCTTTGTCCGGACGTAGTCTTCTTTGCTACACCGCCTGTAGACGGCGTGTTCCAGGAATATGTAGCCCATGAGGCGGATCTGTGCTTCAAACTTCCGGATAATGTAAGCACGCTGGAAGGCGCGCTGATCGAGCCCCTTGCGGTAGGATTCCACGCAGCGAAGCAGGGAGAGGCGAAGGCAGGACAGACGGCAGTCGTATTTGGCGCAGGATGCATCGGACTAGTATCCATGATGGCTCTTAAAGCATGCGGCGTTTCCCATGTATATGTAGTAGACGTAATGCAGAAGCGGCTGGATAAGGCGCTGGAACTTGGCGCTGACGGCGTGATCAACGGAAAAGAAGTGGACGTGCTAGCGAAGGCGAAGGAACTGACCGGCGGCGAGGGATTTGACCTTGCAATCGAGACGGCTGGAACAGAGATTACGACGAACCAGGCGATCCAGGTAGTGCGCAAGGGATCCAATATCGTTCTTGTGGGATATGGAAAGACCGGCATGATGAATATGATGATGAGCCTGGCGCTGGATAAAGAGATTACATTTAAGACAGTATTCCGCTACCGTCACATCTATCCAATGGCAATTGAGGCAGTTGCACAGGGAAAAGTAAATCTGAAGGGAATCGCTACCCATATCTTTCATTTTGATGACATCCAGACGGCTATGGACAGAAGTGTCAATGAAAAGGCTGAGATCGTCAAGGCTGTTGTAAAAATTGCCGAATAA
- a CDS encoding zinc-dependent alcohol dehydrogenase, with translation MRNFVVDANKALVLPEEMSWDHGAMIEPLAVAVHAVRRYAADMTGKKAVVLGGGPIGNLVAQTAKALGAEVVLLSELSAYRLDTAKKCGIATVNPSEKDLLEAITEACGEDRADVIFECIGINPTMKQAIAYARKGSHIVVVGVFADLATVDMAAVQDHELTLLGSAMYREEDYIKAIELVAAGKIEFETLITHRFGFREFKKGYDTIDLEKDKAMKVMINMEA, from the coding sequence TTGCGGAATTTTGTAGTAGATGCCAATAAGGCGCTGGTACTTCCAGAAGAGATGTCCTGGGATCACGGCGCGATGATCGAGCCGCTGGCTGTCGCTGTCCACGCCGTACGCCGATATGCTGCTGACATGACAGGCAAAAAGGCTGTCGTGCTTGGCGGAGGACCGATCGGCAACCTTGTTGCACAGACCGCAAAAGCGTTGGGCGCAGAGGTCGTGCTTCTCTCGGAGCTCAGCGCCTATAGGCTTGATACCGCTAAAAAGTGTGGGATTGCCACGGTCAATCCATCCGAGAAAGATCTGCTTGAAGCCATCACCGAAGCCTGCGGGGAAGACCGGGCGGATGTCATCTTCGAATGTATTGGAATCAATCCAACCATGAAACAGGCGATCGCATATGCAAGAAAGGGAAGCCATATCGTAGTCGTAGGCGTATTCGCAGATCTGGCCACCGTAGATATGGCCGCCGTCCAGGATCATGAACTGACGCTTCTTGGAAGCGCAATGTACCGGGAAGAAGACTACATCAAGGCAATCGAACTGGTTGCCGCCGGAAAGATCGAATTCGAGACCTTGATCACCCACCGTTTTGGATTCCGGGAGTTCAAGAAAGGGTATGATACCATTGACCTGGAAAAGGACAAGGCTATGAAGGTCATGATCAACATGGAAGCATAA
- a CDS encoding zinc-dependent alcohol dehydrogenase family protein, producing the protein MSEKISEKMIGMKLPGGAKVEKVECDVPKPGPGQVLLKMKAASLCGSDLKYIYFEHTDKTGGARYDDVIAGHEPSGRVVAVGEGVLDFKEGDRVVVYHIQGCGYCDECKKGFYINCQQPERRAYGWQRDGALAEYMVADVSTCIHLPDFLTYEDGAMIACGFGTAYQGLLRANVSGRDRVLVMGLGPVGQAALILAKAMGAETIGVDISEERLEMAEKIGADQVFMGDDDAVKNVMDYTGGKGVEAAVDCSGSSIGRHRCLEAARMWGQVVFLGEQGTVTFEPSPLLLHKNLTLHGSWVTSVGNMEQLVEFLDRKKIHPSQIITHRYPLSETEEAYRVFATGKTGKVCVNMEME; encoded by the coding sequence ATGAGCGAGAAGATTTCAGAGAAAATGATCGGTATGAAGCTTCCGGGAGGAGCAAAAGTTGAGAAGGTGGAGTGCGATGTGCCAAAGCCCGGTCCGGGACAGGTGCTGCTGAAGATGAAGGCAGCCAGCCTGTGCGGCAGTGATTTGAAGTATATTTATTTTGAACACACGGATAAGACTGGCGGGGCCAGATATGATGACGTGATCGCAGGCCATGAGCCCAGCGGACGGGTTGTAGCAGTAGGCGAGGGCGTGCTTGACTTTAAAGAAGGAGACCGGGTTGTCGTATATCATATTCAGGGATGCGGATACTGCGATGAGTGTAAGAAGGGATTCTATATCAACTGCCAGCAGCCGGAGAGGCGTGCCTATGGATGGCAGAGAGACGGCGCTTTGGCTGAGTACATGGTGGCGGACGTATCTACATGCATTCATCTTCCGGATTTCCTTACATACGAAGACGGGGCTATGATCGCATGCGGTTTTGGAACCGCTTACCAGGGACTCTTAAGAGCCAATGTATCAGGAAGAGACCGGGTGCTCGTGATGGGACTTGGCCCGGTAGGCCAGGCGGCTCTGATACTGGCCAAGGCAATGGGCGCGGAGACGATCGGCGTTGATATTTCCGAAGAGCGTCTGGAGATGGCGGAGAAGATCGGCGCTGACCAGGTATTCATGGGAGACGATGACGCGGTTAAAAACGTAATGGACTATACCGGAGGAAAGGGCGTAGAGGCTGCCGTAGACTGCTCGGGTAGCAGCATTGGCCGTCACAGATGTCTGGAAGCCGCCAGAATGTGGGGGCAGGTAGTGTTCCTTGGAGAGCAGGGAACGGTAACGTTTGAGCCAAGCCCGCTGTTGCTGCACAAGAACCTGACATTGCATGGATCCTGGGTTACATCAGTAGGAAATATGGAGCAGCTGGTGGAATTTCTGGACCGCAAGAAAATCCATCCAAGCCAGATTATTACCCACCGCTATCCGCTTAGCGAGACAGAAGAAGCGTATCGTGTATTTGCAACGGGAAAAACAGGCAAGGTTTGCGTTAATATGGAGATGGAATAA